Proteins encoded together in one Aureibacillus halotolerans window:
- a CDS encoding AraC family transcriptional regulator, whose translation MTWVESLQQAIDYMEIHLRGKLDVTEVAKQANMSPFYFQRMFTLLTGMTMGEYHRGRRLTLAAQELCTTDTKIIDIAYAFGYDTPEAFAKAFRNQHGCTPTEARNGKGERQSYNRLVIQVTLKGVEQMKYRIEERNAFSVVGLKKEFSMDMVENQHQIPQFWNQVNGDGTTDRLVALNDGDIKGVLGVCVDLSDETSKRIDYWIAAASKQETHEEFSTLKMPAAKWAVFEVHGAMPHAIQEVWEKIYSEWFPSSGYKPVGGPDFEMYTDDDPYDPNCYSEIWISVK comes from the coding sequence ATGACGTGGGTAGAGTCGTTGCAACAAGCTATAGATTATATGGAGATACACCTGAGGGGAAAGCTTGATGTTACAGAGGTGGCGAAGCAGGCGAATATGTCTCCGTTTTATTTTCAACGTATGTTTACGTTGCTGACAGGCATGACGATGGGTGAATATCATCGAGGCAGGCGACTGACACTGGCTGCTCAAGAGCTATGCACAACAGATACAAAAATTATCGATATTGCCTATGCCTTCGGCTATGACACTCCTGAAGCTTTTGCCAAAGCCTTTCGAAACCAGCACGGATGCACTCCGACTGAAGCGCGCAACGGCAAGGGGGAACGACAATCTTATAACCGCCTGGTCATTCAGGTGACATTGAAAGGAGTCGAACAGATGAAGTATCGCATTGAAGAAAGGAACGCTTTTAGTGTCGTGGGGTTAAAAAAGGAATTTTCCATGGATATGGTGGAGAACCAACATCAAATCCCGCAGTTTTGGAATCAGGTAAATGGAGACGGCACAACAGATCGCCTTGTTGCTTTAAATGATGGGGACATTAAAGGTGTGCTCGGTGTATGCGTCGATTTGAGTGATGAAACGTCTAAACGTATAGATTATTGGATTGCGGCAGCATCGAAGCAGGAAACGCATGAAGAGTTTTCAACCCTTAAAATGCCAGCAGCAAAATGGGCAGTATTTGAAGTGCATGGGGCAATGCCACATGCCATCCAAGAAGTCTGGGAAAAAATTTATTCTGAATGGTTTCCGTCGAGTGGATACAAGCCAGTAGGCGGGCCAGACTTTGAAATGTATACAGACGATGACCCTTATGATCCAAACTGTTATTCAGAGATTTGGATATCTGTAAAATAA
- the thrS gene encoding threonine--tRNA ligase, with product MSKITVFLPDGRSREVDEGATLASIVKQLSSSLKKRAVAGELNGKLVDLSHMVCHNDHIRIVELDSEEGIQVLRHSAAHLLAQAVKRLFGNIPLGVGPVIKDGFYYDMDLPRPLTPDDLVQLQKEMERLAAENLPIQREVVSKAEAKKWFEEVGDQLKLELLKDVPENEEISLYRQGEFVDLCRGPHVPSTSWIKHVQLLHVAGAYWRGNSDNAMLQRVYGTAFPSKIALEEHLHMLEEAKKRDHRKLGKQLELFGFSEDAPGMPLFFPKGMQVRNKLEAFWREAHERAEYVEVKTPIMMNQRVWERSGHWAHYHENMYFSTIDEQAFALKPMSCPGAMLVYNSRRRSYRELPLRYGELGLVHRHEASGALNGLLRVRSFTQDDAHIFLRPAQIKTEIHRIIDLIDAVYKVFGFSYEVELSTRPENSMGSDELWNQSIAALREVLVERGQQFAINEGDGAFYGPKIDFHVSDAIGRSWQCGTIQLDFQMPEKFGCVYINEANEKETPVVLHRVIFGSVERFLAILIEHYAGAFPLWLAPVQVKVLPIADKHVSYAQKVKRMLQEKGCRVEVDERAEKMGLKIREAEQEKVPFMMIVGDDEVSNRNVSLRQRGKKNLGSMTIEEVLGEIGDFRRPNKSEK from the coding sequence ATGAGCAAAATCACTGTTTTTTTACCAGATGGAAGAAGTCGAGAGGTCGATGAAGGGGCAACGCTTGCTAGCATCGTAAAGCAATTGAGCTCTAGCTTAAAAAAGCGTGCCGTTGCAGGGGAATTGAATGGAAAACTAGTCGACCTTAGCCATATGGTATGCCATAACGACCATATTCGGATTGTTGAGCTTGATTCTGAAGAGGGAATTCAGGTGCTTCGGCATAGTGCAGCCCATTTGCTCGCTCAGGCGGTGAAACGATTGTTTGGTAACATCCCGCTTGGCGTTGGACCTGTGATAAAAGATGGCTTTTATTACGATATGGACCTGCCAAGACCGTTGACACCAGATGATCTTGTGCAGTTGCAAAAAGAAATGGAGCGGCTCGCAGCAGAAAACTTGCCCATCCAACGAGAGGTCGTGTCCAAAGCAGAAGCAAAGAAATGGTTTGAAGAGGTAGGCGACCAGTTAAAGCTAGAGCTGCTAAAAGATGTGCCGGAAAATGAAGAGATTTCTCTTTATCGTCAAGGCGAATTTGTTGATCTTTGCCGTGGTCCACATGTTCCATCAACGTCTTGGATCAAGCATGTTCAATTGCTTCATGTCGCAGGCGCTTATTGGCGTGGCAACAGTGACAATGCCATGCTGCAACGTGTGTATGGAACAGCATTTCCAAGCAAGATTGCCCTTGAAGAGCACTTACACATGCTCGAGGAGGCGAAAAAACGCGATCATCGTAAGCTCGGTAAGCAGTTGGAGCTATTTGGATTTTCTGAAGATGCCCCTGGAATGCCACTGTTTTTTCCAAAGGGCATGCAGGTTCGCAACAAGCTAGAAGCCTTTTGGAGAGAGGCACATGAAAGAGCCGAGTATGTAGAGGTGAAAACACCAATCATGATGAACCAGCGAGTGTGGGAACGATCAGGGCATTGGGCACATTATCATGAGAATATGTATTTTTCGACAATTGATGAACAGGCTTTTGCTCTCAAACCAATGAGCTGTCCAGGGGCAATGCTCGTTTACAATAGCAGACGCCGAAGCTATCGTGAGCTGCCTCTTCGTTACGGCGAGCTAGGGCTTGTGCACCGCCATGAAGCGTCAGGGGCTTTAAATGGACTTTTGCGTGTTCGCAGCTTTACGCAGGACGATGCCCATATTTTTCTCCGACCTGCACAAATTAAAACGGAAATCCACCGCATTATTGACCTTATCGATGCAGTGTACAAAGTGTTTGGCTTTTCGTATGAGGTTGAACTGTCGACACGCCCCGAGAATTCGATGGGGTCAGATGAGCTTTGGAATCAATCGATTGCTGCGCTAAGGGAAGTGTTAGTTGAACGTGGCCAGCAGTTTGCTATAAACGAAGGAGATGGCGCCTTCTACGGACCGAAAATTGACTTCCATGTATCAGATGCCATAGGTCGATCCTGGCAGTGCGGTACGATACAGCTTGATTTCCAAATGCCTGAAAAATTCGGCTGTGTGTATATTAACGAAGCCAATGAAAAGGAAACGCCTGTTGTGCTGCATCGTGTCATTTTCGGCTCTGTAGAACGTTTTTTAGCCATTCTGATCGAGCATTATGCTGGCGCATTTCCATTATGGCTTGCGCCAGTACAAGTGAAAGTCCTCCCCATTGCAGATAAACACGTCAGCTATGCTCAGAAGGTAAAGCGAATGCTACAGGAAAAAGGCTGTCGAGTGGAAGTCGACGAGCGCGCAGAAAAGATGGGGTTGAAGATAAGAGAGGCAGAGCAAGAAAAAGTCCCTTTTATGATGATTGTAGGTGACGACGAAGTGTCGAATAGAAACGTCTCTCTCAGACAACGTGGCAAAAAGAATCTCGGCTCAATGACGATAGAAGAAGTGCTAGGGGAGATAGGGGATTTCCGGCGACCTAACAAGAGTGAAAAATAA
- a CDS encoding Hsp20/alpha crystallin family protein: MSFLPYDPFTQLADIRKDFDRFFNEFPTAFQSAAQVGLRLYELDDEVVATCHLPGIRKKEDVEVDIANNMLTIRAKVNHSTPSDGEVHRKENHVSQFQQSVSLPGTISTEDVYAVFQGGVLEVRMPKLGGHERKAIDIKFHD, from the coding sequence ATGTCGTTTCTCCCTTATGATCCCTTTACACAGTTGGCAGACATTCGAAAAGATTTTGACCGTTTCTTTAATGAATTTCCGACTGCTTTTCAGTCAGCGGCGCAAGTTGGCTTGAGGTTGTATGAATTGGACGACGAGGTTGTGGCCACATGCCACCTTCCGGGGATTCGGAAGAAGGAAGATGTTGAGGTGGACATCGCGAACAATATGCTGACCATTCGAGCCAAGGTCAACCACAGCACCCCTAGCGATGGGGAAGTGCACCGTAAAGAAAATCATGTCAGTCAATTTCAACAGTCGGTGTCGCTTCCAGGCACCATCTCCACAGAAGATGTGTACGCTGTTTTTCAAGGAGGCGTTCTGGAAGTGAGGATGCCCAAACTCGGAGGGCACGAGCGTAAGGCGATTGATATCAAATTTCATGATTAA
- a CDS encoding sulfite exporter TauE/SafE family protein, with product MAITFTMIVLGLIVGFVGAGGAGFVIALLTTLFDVPIHVALGTSLTAMAFTTLSGAYSHYREKNTHLKIGLITGGAAFFSSFFGARLAAFIPEGTLHYFTSAMLLLSAVTMLVKLFILKDKEAVPFDGVRLWLSAIGLGLVTGLLSGMFGVGSAPFIQVGLLMLLHLTIRQSVGTTMLVIIPIAIGGGFGYWTEGYVDFLLLLKVLVGTMIGAYIGAKFTNLAPKPVLKAAVVATPAFAGLLLLF from the coding sequence ATGGCAATAACATTTACGATGATTGTCTTGGGTCTGATTGTCGGGTTCGTTGGAGCGGGTGGGGCAGGCTTTGTGATCGCATTGCTCACAACGTTATTTGACGTTCCCATTCATGTGGCATTGGGCACGTCGTTGACCGCAATGGCGTTTACGACCCTCTCAGGCGCATACAGTCATTACAGAGAAAAAAACACACATCTGAAAATTGGACTCATCACTGGAGGAGCTGCTTTTTTCAGTTCTTTTTTTGGCGCTCGTCTTGCCGCATTCATTCCAGAAGGGACGTTGCATTATTTCACTTCGGCGATGCTCCTGCTGTCAGCAGTAACGATGCTCGTTAAACTGTTTATCTTAAAAGACAAAGAAGCAGTTCCCTTTGATGGTGTTCGTCTTTGGCTTAGCGCCATTGGTTTAGGGCTTGTGACAGGCCTTTTGTCGGGCATGTTTGGTGTCGGGTCAGCGCCATTTATTCAAGTTGGTCTGTTAATGCTGTTGCATCTCACCATCAGGCAGTCCGTTGGAACGACGATGCTTGTCATTATTCCGATTGCCATTGGTGGGGGATTTGGCTACTGGACAGAAGGCTACGTAGATTTCCTTTTGCTCCTTAAGGTGCTTGTTGGCACGATGATTGGCGCCTACATAGGGGCAAAGTTTACGAACCTTGCGCCCAAGCCTGTGTTGAAGGCAGCAGTCGTTGCGACGCCTGCGTTTGCAGGGCTTTTGTTGCTTTTTTAA